The Candidatus Hinthialibacter antarcticus genome window below encodes:
- a CDS encoding NotI family restriction endonuclease, which yields MNPLSEVFGFPPSDCSPKAIRYRKNKLCPYNNIIPNCTKDKANDPLGVCSINHEGAPVITCPVRFREDWLITDDAADFFFPDCTDWTSLTEVRLVDYYEKSAGNIDVVLAAYNSDGHVYDFCSLEIQAVYISGNIRDPFKAYMADYKNQSNFDWSGQPKYPRPDYLSSSRKRLAPQLLFKGGILHAWNKKMAVALNKGFFETLPTLKPVSKEEAEIAWLIYDLEPDQTKLILKKVDIIYTKFKNALDSITKSKPGNIDAFMNILQNKVDKKLETPPVNKTIENPIESE from the coding sequence ATGAACCCTTTATCTGAAGTTTTTGGTTTCCCGCCCTCGGACTGTAGTCCAAAAGCCATTCGCTACAGAAAGAACAAACTTTGCCCTTACAACAATATCATTCCAAATTGTACCAAAGATAAAGCGAATGACCCGCTTGGCGTATGTAGTATAAATCACGAGGGGGCGCCAGTCATAACATGCCCGGTACGGTTTCGAGAAGATTGGCTTATCACAGATGATGCGGCCGATTTTTTCTTCCCTGATTGCACGGATTGGACGTCATTAACAGAAGTCCGTTTAGTTGATTATTATGAAAAGTCAGCGGGCAATATTGATGTCGTCCTCGCAGCATATAATAGCGATGGCCATGTTTATGATTTTTGTTCGCTTGAGATACAAGCGGTTTATATTTCAGGCAATATTCGCGATCCGTTTAAGGCTTATATGGCCGATTATAAGAACCAGTCAAATTTTGACTGGTCGGGCCAGCCAAAATATCCAAGACCTGATTATTTGTCGTCTTCCAGAAAAAGGCTTGCTCCTCAATTACTATTCAAAGGGGGCATACTACACGCGTGGAACAAGAAAATGGCCGTCGCACTCAATAAAGGTTTTTTTGAAACATTGCCAACTTTAAAGCCTGTAAGTAAAGAGGAAGCGGAAATTGCCTGGCTGATTTATGATTTAGAACCCGATCAAACGAAACTTATACTTAAAAAAGTTGACATTATCTACACCAAATTTAAAAATGCTCTCGATTCAATCACAAAGTCCAAGCCGGGCAACATTGATGCGTTTATGAATATATTGCAAAACAAAGTTGATAAAAAACTTGAAACGCCGCCGGTCAATAAAACAATTGAAAACCCAATTGAGTCGGAATGA
- a CDS encoding DNA adenine methylase: protein MMQTYLFQDAENQLHHKAVNVASVPQRSPFRYPGGKTWFVPRFREWIRSKPTKPTYLVEPFLGGGIISLTAAFEDLVEQVIMVEIDEEVAAVWKCIINGDSEWLANCILNFQINKDNVLKELAKKNSDIKSLAFKTILKNRTFHGGILAAGSGLLKNGENGKGIQSRWYPETLARRLRQIDQIKHKITFIQANAFDILNEYSNQGNVVFFIDPPYTAGGKKAGKRLYTHSELDHQKLFSCCAKLKGDFIMTYDNADEVKDLSNEYGFSSKTIPMKNTHHANMTELVVGRDLMWL, encoded by the coding sequence ATGATGCAAACCTATCTTTTTCAAGACGCCGAAAACCAGCTGCATCACAAAGCGGTGAATGTCGCTTCGGTTCCACAGCGCAGCCCGTTCCGGTATCCAGGCGGAAAAACGTGGTTTGTTCCCCGTTTTCGAGAATGGATTCGAAGCAAACCAACTAAACCAACGTATTTAGTTGAACCATTTCTTGGCGGCGGCATCATTTCTCTTACTGCTGCTTTTGAAGATTTAGTCGAACAAGTCATCATGGTAGAAATTGATGAAGAAGTTGCGGCTGTATGGAAATGCATCATAAACGGAGATTCGGAGTGGTTAGCAAACTGCATTCTTAACTTTCAAATCAATAAAGACAACGTCTTAAAAGAACTTGCGAAAAAAAACAGCGATATCAAAAGCCTCGCCTTTAAAACGATTCTGAAAAATCGAACCTTTCACGGCGGCATTTTAGCGGCGGGTTCCGGGCTATTAAAAAATGGTGAGAATGGCAAGGGAATTCAATCGCGATGGTATCCTGAAACCTTAGCTCGACGACTCCGCCAGATTGATCAGATCAAACATAAAATTACTTTTATTCAAGCAAATGCATTTGATATTTTGAATGAATACTCCAATCAAGGAAATGTTGTCTTTTTTATTGATCCTCCCTACACCGCTGGCGGCAAAAAAGCAGGAAAAAGGCTTTACACGCATTCTGAGTTAGATCATCAAAAACTTTTTTCTTGTTGCGCAAAGTTAAAAGGTGATTTTATTATGACCTATGATAATGCAGACGAAGTAAAAGATTTATCTAATGAATATGGATTTTCATCAAAAACAATACCAATGAAAAATACGCATCACGCGAACATGACAGAACTTGTTGTCGGGCGTGATTTAATGTGGCTTTAG
- a CDS encoding PASTA domain-containing protein has translation MMAILRFLFRLAGNFVFILFLLAVLMAGMGLGGFFLLDYLIKGETVVAPNVMGMSKSRAIETLTESELLVKVPIEEVSDEDTPPGIVIEQRPFPNTVVKKGRRISVKISKGPRLAMIPNLIGRPDKETVYDLRSVDLQIDQRSNVFHSTQPESVVVAQDPLPGARLVPEKSMDILVSLGPKPVDYIMPNYTGMDSKDVLSSASPKPFIFSEDEIEYKKSSDPAEWGRVIEQRPEPGARIAAGEHVTFTVASSGMTLGAIRFVNIRFDAPPVMIYPRRPALLVWDNASKLNGAPSVLPLRLDTQFSPVNVWMPVYGDAVAALCAMRDDQSLPEYEIIDKRFYPAVFEPSDL, from the coding sequence ATGATGGCGATACTTCGATTTTTGTTTCGGCTGGCGGGCAATTTTGTCTTCATCTTGTTTCTGCTGGCGGTTCTCATGGCTGGCATGGGGCTGGGCGGGTTTTTTCTGCTTGATTATCTCATCAAGGGCGAAACCGTGGTGGCGCCCAACGTGATGGGCATGTCCAAATCCCGCGCCATCGAGACGCTCACCGAGAGCGAACTGCTGGTTAAAGTGCCTATCGAAGAAGTTAGCGACGAAGACACCCCGCCCGGCATCGTCATTGAACAGCGCCCGTTCCCGAATACCGTCGTTAAAAAAGGCCGCCGCATCAGCGTCAAAATCAGCAAAGGCCCGCGCCTGGCGATGATCCCAAACCTGATCGGGCGCCCCGACAAAGAAACCGTCTACGACTTGCGCAGCGTTGATCTGCAAATCGACCAACGCAGCAACGTCTTTCATTCGACCCAGCCCGAAAGCGTGGTGGTCGCCCAAGACCCGCTGCCGGGCGCGCGTCTGGTGCCGGAAAAGTCGATGGACATTCTGGTGAGCCTCGGCCCCAAGCCGGTCGATTACATCATGCCCAATTACACCGGCATGGATAGCAAAGACGTGTTGAGTTCCGCTTCGCCCAAACCATTTATTTTTAGCGAAGATGAAATTGAATATAAAAAAAGCAGCGACCCCGCCGAATGGGGGCGCGTCATCGAGCAGCGTCCTGAACCCGGCGCGCGGATTGCGGCGGGCGAGCACGTAACCTTTACGGTCGCGTCTAGCGGAATGACATTGGGCGCGATCCGTTTTGTGAACATTCGCTTTGATGCGCCGCCGGTGATGATTTACCCCCGGCGTCCTGCGCTGCTGGTTTGGGACAACGCCTCTAAACTCAACGGCGCTCCATCGGTGTTGCCCTTGCGCCTCGATACGCAATTCAGCCCGGTCAATGTATGGATGCCCGTCTACGGCGACGCCGTCGCAGCCTTGTGCGCCATGCGCGACGACCAGTCGCTGCCTGAGTATGAGATCATCGATAAACGGTTTTATCCCGCCGTGTTTGAACCAAGCGATCTGTAA
- a CDS encoding transcriptional regulator, whose amino-acid sequence MSETTNQRPTRMTILCLLKKNGKMTAKQIGELLGVTAMGARQHLTAMEKEGILQSEFVRQKAGRPALYFSLAQPSEKFFPQQYNDLIVSLLKTMEEVDGRDKIGQLLEIRRHKLKEQYEGRMNGDATPDRIKTLADLRDNDGYMADLNENAEQFELVEHNCPIAQVAREFPEVCQHELELFKELIGLPVERVHHMMNGGHACVYKIIKTKNKK is encoded by the coding sequence ATGTCAGAAACTACGAACCAACGTCCGACACGGATGACCATACTTTGCCTACTCAAGAAAAACGGCAAAATGACCGCCAAGCAGATCGGCGAGCTGCTGGGCGTGACCGCGATGGGCGCCCGGCAACACCTGACCGCGATGGAAAAAGAAGGCATTCTGCAATCCGAATTTGTCCGTCAAAAAGCGGGGCGGCCTGCGTTGTATTTTAGTCTCGCTCAACCGTCGGAAAAATTTTTCCCTCAGCAATACAACGATCTCATCGTCAGTCTGCTCAAAACAATGGAAGAGGTGGACGGGCGCGACAAGATCGGGCAGTTGCTTGAAATTCGCCGTCACAAATTAAAAGAGCAATATGAAGGCCGCATGAACGGCGACGCTACGCCGGATCGCATCAAGACATTGGCCGACTTGCGCGACAACGACGGCTATATGGCCGATTTGAACGAAAACGCCGAGCAATTTGAACTGGTCGAACACAATTGTCCGATTGCGCAGGTCGCGCGTGAGTTTCCCGAAGTCTGTCAGCATGAGTTGGAACTATTCAAAGAACTGATTGGCCTCCCGGTCGAACGGGTGCATCACATGATGAACGGCGGTCACGCCTGCGTTTATAAAATCATCAAAACCAAAAACAAAAAATAA
- a CDS encoding DUF3352 domain-containing protein translates to MLKPIRLALLIIAVLTGSTAFSQQIQFDQIVPADIIFYMEGDASLDAEQAFPHFDEAMRQLGDTMNDVLEWRVLMDEWNAALESADIGDLEGVFGDRWCMAITGFGQQFNRIPTLIFISELKNEEQANLYLHHLLSGVASVLPALEVEEDFYDGLSLTSLLGPGRIPGLSLSYTVYENKLVLTTSKPLVIDLIEQFDYPNDVLVDDEDYQSIIGRLPNPHSWMSFMPVAGMVESVSNIAKTAQGFAQMGSSKGDDSEWSQSLFGGVQAGLNAVRAVRANGMASIVQEGGVKQTTTIVELDPERLDSFLAEIFEREQAAFPLQESLPRQTGSFWYSNVFNLKDLWALSNQMLATLPQGEKMKSDMTGFMNEIGVDIERDLLSWMGDSLCMVRPLADLNAVAPANHVALIIEANDEARLRQSLSKIQDAFVNAMLQFKIPIGVNEETHRGVAITSIGSDLPFVPVTPSWCIDEGRFILSTNVNFIREMIDVRNGRRPSIQKSRDYQALQDKILQPAHKIAFQDIASEFYTTRESLLRITSLTQLANDSNPDEIALAEAVIDRVAYWLGCMQIYRASAKQSNFSKEEIHTEKWVVSKDLRATPSTANIKRRPVSVGMEELVFTWAKSCAKRGDDERAVRLYQNLLKQRPAHLDYLTGLASAYQRQGNPQAAEEAYALALKTSPTASLLIAREVALGSSSADEIRQRIQSFAQANSKIDAAMVLFGVATSLRDLGRIEAAQSLLQKITTTYGQSPVAASAKFESQLLQNENTNEVILVPAINENDAEWSDAPSFDLLSPPNAKAMVAQSNDGLYVAIQLPGAEVASDEVEFRISLSPSRDYASRVDYSVMAHNSGDGWSILRQSANKINDDPFDFQLNATEAPSGDDILKTFQSIMKDLTKQEFDWLPKELLAENEPEPDEGFPWKASIEQDGSLVTLEAVISLEPVREAFVEKPVWLMNAAVGIETSPANDYLNYVPIRFN, encoded by the coding sequence ATGTTGAAGCCAATTCGTCTTGCGTTACTCATAATCGCGGTCTTGACCGGGTCGACAGCCTTTAGCCAGCAGATCCAATTCGACCAGATCGTTCCTGCGGACATAATTTTCTATATGGAAGGCGACGCCTCGCTCGACGCAGAGCAAGCGTTCCCTCATTTTGACGAAGCCATGCGCCAATTGGGCGACACCATGAACGACGTGTTGGAATGGCGCGTTCTCATGGACGAATGGAACGCAGCGCTCGAATCCGCCGACATCGGCGATCTCGAGGGCGTGTTTGGCGACCGCTGGTGTATGGCGATCACTGGATTCGGGCAGCAATTCAACCGCATCCCAACGCTGATCTTTATTTCAGAACTCAAGAACGAAGAACAAGCCAACCTCTACTTGCACCATCTGCTCAGCGGCGTGGCCAGCGTGTTGCCGGCGTTAGAAGTCGAAGAAGATTTTTATGACGGCTTATCGCTCACGTCGTTGTTGGGGCCGGGGCGCATTCCCGGCTTGAGTTTGTCATACACGGTTTATGAAAACAAATTGGTTCTCACCACCAGCAAACCGTTGGTGATTGATTTGATTGAGCAGTTTGATTACCCCAACGATGTCTTGGTTGACGACGAAGATTATCAATCCATCATCGGGCGCTTGCCCAACCCCCATTCGTGGATGTCGTTCATGCCGGTCGCGGGGATGGTCGAGAGCGTCTCGAATATTGCAAAAACCGCGCAAGGGTTCGCTCAGATGGGTTCCAGCAAAGGCGACGATAGCGAATGGAGCCAATCGCTGTTCGGCGGCGTTCAGGCCGGGCTGAACGCCGTGCGCGCCGTTCGCGCCAACGGCATGGCGTCGATTGTTCAAGAAGGCGGCGTCAAACAAACCACCACAATCGTCGAGCTCGACCCGGAGCGCTTAGACTCGTTTCTCGCTGAGATTTTCGAGCGCGAGCAGGCGGCGTTCCCGCTGCAAGAGTCACTGCCGAGGCAAACCGGTTCGTTTTGGTATAGCAATGTCTTTAATCTCAAAGACCTTTGGGCGCTGTCGAACCAGATGCTTGCGACTTTGCCGCAAGGCGAAAAAATGAAGTCCGACATGACCGGGTTTATGAATGAGATCGGCGTCGACATTGAGCGCGACTTGCTCTCGTGGATGGGCGATTCATTATGCATGGTGCGTCCGTTGGCTGACCTCAACGCGGTCGCGCCCGCCAACCACGTTGCTTTAATCATTGAAGCGAACGATGAAGCCCGCTTGCGGCAATCGCTCAGCAAAATTCAAGACGCGTTCGTCAACGCCATGCTGCAATTTAAAATCCCCATTGGCGTGAATGAAGAAACCCATCGCGGCGTTGCCATTACCTCGATTGGCTCCGACCTGCCGTTTGTTCCCGTCACGCCGAGTTGGTGCATTGACGAAGGCCGGTTTATTCTGTCCACTAACGTGAATTTCATTCGCGAGATGATTGACGTGCGCAACGGGCGCCGCCCCAGCATCCAGAAAAGCCGCGACTATCAGGCGTTGCAAGATAAAATCTTACAGCCCGCGCACAAGATTGCCTTTCAAGATATCGCCTCCGAATTTTATACCACCCGCGAATCGCTTTTGCGCATCACCTCGCTGACTCAACTGGCGAATGACTCTAACCCCGATGAGATTGCGCTGGCCGAAGCCGTCATTGACCGCGTCGCCTATTGGTTAGGGTGTATGCAGATTTATCGCGCATCGGCTAAGCAGTCAAACTTCTCTAAAGAAGAAATCCACACAGAAAAATGGGTGGTGTCGAAGGATTTACGCGCCACGCCCAGTACCGCCAACATCAAGCGCCGCCCGGTTTCGGTTGGCATGGAAGAATTGGTCTTCACTTGGGCGAAAAGTTGCGCCAAGCGTGGGGACGACGAACGCGCTGTACGCTTGTATCAAAACTTACTCAAACAACGCCCCGCTCATCTCGATTATCTCACCGGCCTGGCTTCGGCCTATCAACGCCAGGGCAATCCACAGGCGGCGGAAGAAGCCTACGCATTGGCGTTAAAAACCAGCCCGACCGCGTCGCTGCTCATCGCCCGCGAAGTCGCGCTGGGTTCCAGTTCCGCCGATGAAATTCGGCAGCGCATTCAGTCGTTCGCTCAGGCAAATTCAAAGATTGACGCCGCCATGGTCTTGTTTGGCGTCGCGACTTCGTTGCGCGACTTAGGCAGAATCGAAGCGGCCCAATCGCTTCTGCAAAAAATCACGACTACGTATGGGCAATCTCCTGTCGCAGCGTCTGCGAAATTCGAGTCTCAGTTGTTGCAAAATGAAAATACAAATGAAGTGATTCTAGTTCCAGCCATCAATGAGAATGACGCCGAGTGGAGCGACGCCCCATCGTTTGATTTGCTGTCGCCTCCAAACGCAAAGGCGATGGTCGCCCAATCCAACGACGGATTATACGTCGCCATTCAACTGCCGGGGGCAGAGGTCGCATCCGATGAAGTGGAGTTTCGCATTTCGCTGAGTCCATCGCGCGATTACGCCAGCCGGGTTGATTATTCGGTCATGGCCCACAACAGCGGCGATGGGTGGTCGATCTTGCGGCAATCCGCGAACAAGATCAATGACGATCCGTTTGACTTCCAATTGAATGCAACAGAAGCGCCTTCCGGCGACGATATTTTAAAGACGTTTCAATCAATTATGAAAGACTTAACCAAACAGGAATTTGATTGGCTGCCGAAAGAACTGCTCGCAGAAAATGAACCAGAACCCGATGAAGGCTTTCCGTGGAAGGCTTCCATTGAGCAGGACGGCAGTTTGGTTACGCTCGAAGCGGTCATCTCACTGGAACCGGTTCGCGAAGCGTTTGTTGAAAAGCCAGTGTGGTTGATGAATGCGGCGGTCGGAATAGAAACAAGCCCCGCCAATGATTATCTGAACTATGTTCCGATTCGGTTTAATTAG
- a CDS encoding sigma-70 family RNA polymerase sigma factor has protein sequence MIVLDMAPPAAKEAQEPVSDREIDAQSLRLWKNGSQRGYNELVERYQKPLFHFIYRMLRDRDEAKDLLQETFVRLHRSLASLREDKSLKSWLFRTANNLCIDYFRKHKPGRVTAFDHQAPETLAVIEAASIDERTTLRPDEAAMQSAQQETIMQAIQSLPKNQRMVMTMRSCEGLSMKEIAEVMECSEQTVGTTLFAARKKLTKRLQPVLQEVYGPAD, from the coding sequence GTGATCGTGTTAGACATGGCGCCCCCAGCGGCGAAAGAGGCCCAAGAACCTGTCTCCGACCGGGAGATTGATGCGCAGTCGTTGCGGCTTTGGAAAAACGGCAGCCAGCGGGGGTACAATGAGTTGGTGGAGCGCTACCAAAAACCCTTGTTTCACTTTATTTACCGGATGTTGCGCGACCGCGACGAAGCCAAAGACCTGCTGCAAGAAACCTTCGTCCGTCTCCACCGCTCGCTGGCGTCGTTGCGCGAAGATAAAAGCCTGAAGTCGTGGCTGTTTCGCACCGCCAACAACTTGTGCATCGACTACTTCCGCAAACATAAGCCCGGGCGCGTTACCGCCTTCGACCATCAGGCGCCCGAAACTCTTGCTGTGATCGAAGCGGCCTCAATCGACGAACGCACCACGTTGCGCCCCGACGAAGCCGCCATGCAATCGGCGCAGCAGGAAACAATCATGCAGGCGATTCAGTCATTACCGAAAAACCAACGCATGGTGATGACGATGAGAAGTTGCGAAGGCCTGTCGATGAAAGAAATCGCCGAAGTAATGGAATGCAGCGAACAAACCGTCGGCACGACGTTATTTGCCGCGAGAAAAAAATTAACCAAACGGCTCCAGCCGGTCTTGCAAGAAGTTTACGGCCCGGCGGACTAA
- a CDS encoding ABC transporter ATP-binding protein: protein MTTEQAAVALDRLTVSFGTKTILQDLSVQFPSGGIGLLGPNGAGKSTLLKTLMGFLTPDQGTASIFGLNPAREGAEVRQMLGYMPEEEAYIPGMTAVEFVSYNGRLSGLPPNEAVLRAHQSLHYCGLGEARYRKIDTYSTGMKQRIKLAQALIHDPKLMLLDEPTNGLDPEGRKAMLDLIEDITVNKGISVILSSHLLPDVEAVCESVMVLFQGRIVASGKIDDLKQLAQRAFEVNIKGDETRFREAVQRFGGNCVMKENGLLRVTLREGLGQREIFVAARDSDVQVRRMTQEEMTLQEVFAKAIQAA from the coding sequence ATGACGACTGAACAAGCCGCCGTTGCGCTCGACCGCCTCACCGTATCGTTTGGGACGAAAACCATTCTGCAAGATTTGTCCGTCCAGTTTCCATCGGGCGGGATCGGCCTCTTGGGGCCGAACGGCGCAGGCAAAAGCACCCTGCTCAAGACGCTGATGGGCTTTTTGACGCCCGATCAGGGAACGGCGTCTATCTTTGGCTTGAACCCGGCCCGCGAAGGCGCGGAGGTTCGCCAGATGTTGGGGTATATGCCCGAAGAAGAGGCCTATATTCCAGGCATGACCGCTGTCGAGTTTGTCTCGTATAATGGCCGCCTTTCGGGCCTGCCGCCGAACGAGGCGGTGCTGCGCGCCCATCAGTCGCTGCATTATTGCGGGCTGGGCGAAGCCCGTTACCGTAAAATCGACACCTATTCGACCGGCATGAAACAACGCATCAAACTCGCGCAAGCGCTAATCCATGACCCCAAATTAATGCTGCTCGACGAACCGACCAACGGGCTTGACCCCGAAGGCCGCAAAGCGATGCTCGATTTAATTGAAGATATCACCGTCAACAAAGGCATTTCCGTTATCCTGTCGAGCCATCTGCTGCCCGACGTCGAAGCGGTGTGCGAGTCGGTGATGGTGCTCTTTCAAGGGCGAATTGTCGCTTCCGGCAAAATTGACGACCTCAAGCAACTCGCGCAACGGGCGTTTGAAGTCAACATCAAAGGAGACGAGACGCGCTTTCGCGAGGCGGTGCAACGCTTCGGCGGCAATTGCGTGATGAAAGAGAACGGCCTCTTGCGGGTGACGTTGCGCGAAGGGCTGGGCCAGCGCGAGATTTTTGTCGCGGCGCGTGACAGCGATGTGCAGGTACGCCGTATGACCCAGGAAGAAATGACCTTGCAGGAAGTATTCGCCAAAGCGATTCAGGCGGCGTAA
- a CDS encoding ABC transporter ATP-binding protein, protein MAIVSLQNVSKWYGEVIGVSDVTCEIRPGVTGLLGPNGAGKTTLFKVLTGLMQVDTGRISIDGKPVWNNPDIYHLIGLCPSSEALYEQLTGLEFLTYMGRLHGNSDSDARERAMHTLGEVGLTEAAHKPIGAYSKGMRQRVKFAQSIQHDPRVLLLDEPLSGMDPIGRHAVVQRIKHYGEEGKTVIVSSHILHEVEEMTNRIMLLNNGMLLAEGVVQEIRELIEEQPRQVQIVSPEMRRLSNRLIEFPEVKTIRFGEDPNELIVQTHSPDLFFPRLTELILEEDIPVTQMNTLDDNLQSVFEYLVK, encoded by the coding sequence ATGGCGATTGTTTCCCTGCAAAACGTATCAAAATGGTACGGCGAAGTCATCGGCGTCAGCGACGTGACTTGTGAGATCCGCCCCGGCGTGACCGGGCTGCTCGGCCCCAACGGCGCGGGCAAGACAACGCTGTTCAAAGTGTTGACCGGACTGATGCAAGTCGATACCGGGCGCATCAGCATTGACGGTAAGCCCGTTTGGAACAACCCCGATATCTATCATCTGATCGGGTTGTGCCCCTCGTCGGAAGCGCTGTACGAGCAACTCACCGGGTTGGAATTTTTAACCTACATGGGGCGGCTGCATGGAAATTCTGACAGCGACGCCCGCGAACGCGCTATGCACACCCTAGGCGAAGTGGGGCTGACCGAAGCCGCCCACAAACCCATCGGCGCCTACAGCAAGGGCATGCGCCAACGGGTCAAATTTGCGCAATCCATCCAGCATGATCCACGAGTGTTGCTTTTGGACGAACCGCTGTCCGGCATGGACCCGATCGGGCGCCACGCGGTGGTGCAGCGCATCAAACATTACGGCGAAGAAGGCAAGACGGTCATCGTCTCCAGCCATATTTTGCATGAAGTCGAAGAGATGACCAACCGTATTATGTTGCTTAATAACGGCATGTTGCTCGCCGAAGGCGTCGTTCAGGAAATTCGTGAACTGATCGAAGAACAACCGCGCCAGGTACAGATTGTTTCGCCGGAGATGCGGCGCTTGTCGAACCGCTTAATCGAATTTCCCGAAGTCAAAACCATACGCTTCGGCGAAGACCCTAACGAACTGATCGTACAAACTCATTCGCCGGATCTGTTCTTTCCGCGCTTGACGGAACTGATTTTAGAAGAAGACATCCCCGTGACGCAAATGAACACGCTGGACGATAACTTACAATCCGTATTCGAGTATCTAGTCAAATGA
- a CDS encoding ABC transporter permease subunit gives MNEPMSRLSQYGNSLAALIAVNAKMKLLGRSPLFPIILVLLSLMPVILWRLVFAWLSKAASIESIWVDAYTVYAIFCSTLYMQFYVPLLAIFLGMSVFSEEIENETVVFLLLRPVPRTILVLGKFLSYVVVSSSLLGVSLVLSYLIIGSIPEAGLITANLDMLVQDWMVFTLGLASYGAVLMLIGVFTKHRLMTGIFLLFVWDPMAAYFPGSAYQLTVRHYLFSIFSHSDVQTGQASLSDALLLFLSDHPSASGLMSVIVLLLLIATCIALTTYIVKNRNLRLGQAQEA, from the coding sequence ATGAACGAACCGATGAGCCGTCTTTCACAATATGGAAACAGCCTGGCCGCGCTGATCGCGGTCAACGCCAAGATGAAACTATTGGGCCGCAGCCCGTTGTTTCCGATTATCTTAGTTTTGTTGTCATTGATGCCAGTGATTTTATGGCGGCTGGTGTTCGCCTGGCTATCGAAGGCGGCGTCGATTGAGAGCATCTGGGTCGACGCCTACACGGTATACGCCATTTTTTGCAGCACGCTTTACATGCAATTTTACGTCCCCCTGCTGGCGATCTTTTTGGGCATGTCGGTCTTTAGCGAAGAGATTGAAAACGAGACAGTGGTGTTTCTGTTGTTGCGTCCCGTGCCGCGCACCATTCTCGTGCTAGGAAAATTCCTCTCCTATGTCGTGGTCTCGTCGTCGTTGTTGGGCGTGTCGCTGGTGTTGTCGTATCTCATCATCGGCAGCATCCCCGAAGCGGGTTTGATTACCGCAAACCTCGACATGCTGGTGCAAGACTGGATGGTATTCACGCTGGGCTTGGCGTCTTATGGCGCGGTGTTGATGCTCATCGGCGTGTTCACTAAACACCGCTTAATGACGGGCATCTTCTTGTTGTTTGTGTGGGACCCGATGGCGGCCTATTTTCCCGGCAGCGCCTATCAACTGACAGTGCGCCATTATCTGTTTTCCATCTTCTCGCATAGCGACGTACAAACGGGCCAAGCCTCGCTTAGCGACGCGCTCTTGCTTTTCTTAAGCGACCATCCGTCGGCGTCTGGCTTGATGTCGGTGATTGTGTTATTGCTACTCATTGCAACATGCATCGCGCTGACCACTTATATTGTGAAAAACCGCAACCTGCGGTTAGGACAAGCGCAAGAAGCATAA